In Daphnia magna isolate NIES linkage group LG5, ASM2063170v1.1, whole genome shotgun sequence, a single genomic region encodes these proteins:
- the LOC116922492 gene encoding LIM and SH3 domain protein 1 isoform X2, giving the protein MSKSCSRCDKAVYPTEELKCLDKLWHKTCFKCQTCSMTLNMKTYKGFNKLPYCEAHIPKAKATTVVETPEMRRLAENTKLQSQVQYHADFEKAKGKFTQVADDPETLRIKANSKIISNVSYHGELEKKAAMEQKRTLTSDEANGHESSVPVEDVQPDPIVEVIPQHQRNVPISLPSPPHHQQQQQQQQYQQQQHHSKYQPQLNQHQDNHHLQTHHRQPEMKSMASTRTGATTSEVSQSTRSATSSTVVYCSQPNMLANQPQGRRIGSINDYDPVNENHGQQSQGYRGSTQQATQYVQQQQTQQQKLQQYYQQQQRQHALHVQQQQQAMQQQQAMQQQQALQQQQAMQQQQAMQQQQAMQQQQAMQQQALRHQQTATQQSGYPGSAGISSGYHQAANTQPRSSGRSYRAMYDYDADDDDEVSFRDGDVIVDCKPIDEGWMMGTVLRTGRSGMNSRS; this is encoded by the exons ATGAGCAAATCTTGTTCAAGGTGTGATAAAGCAGTGTACCCAACCGAGGAACTTAAGTGTCTCGACAAG CTATGGCACAAGACGTGTTTCAAATGCCAAACTTGCAGTATGACCCTCAACATGAAAACGTACAAGGGTTTCAACAAACTGCCTTACTGCGAAGC GCATATCCCCAAAGCAAAAGCAACTACAGTAGTTGAAACACCCGAAATGAGACGTCTTGCTGAGAATACCAAATTGCAATCACAG GTTCAGTATCACGCCGATTTCGAAAAAGCCAAGGGTAAATTTACCCAAGTAGCTGACGATCCGGAAACTCTACGAATTAAAGCGAATTCAAAAATTATCAG TAACGTGTCGTATCATGGAGAGCTGGAGAAGAAAGCTGCCATGGAACAAAAAAGGACATTAACCAGCGATGAAGCCAATGGACACGAGAGTTCGGTCCCAG TGGAAGATGTGCAACCTGACCCTATAGTTGAAGTCATACCACAGCATCAAAGAAACGTACCAATTTCTCTACCATCACCTCCACATcatcaacaacagcagcagcagcagcagtatcaacaacaacagcatcaCTCTAAATATCAACCGCAGTTAAATCAACATCAAGACAATCATCACCTTCAAACCCATCATAGGCAACCTGAAATGAAATCGATGGCTTCTACCCGCACCGGCGCTACCACTTCAGAGGTTTCCCAAAGTACACGTTCGGCAACTAGCTCCACTGTCGTCTATTGTTCACAACCAAACATGTTGG CGAACCAGCCGCAAGGGCGCCGTATCGGTTCGATCAACGACTACGATCCCGTCAACGAGAATCATGGACAACAGAGTCAGGGCTACAGAGGATCGACGCAACAAGCAACCCAGTAcgtgcaacaacaacagaccCAGCAACAAAAACTTCAACAGTACTACCAGCAACAGCAGAGGCAGCATGCTCTTCACgtgcagcaacaacaacaagcgatgcaacagcaacaggcgatgcagcaacaacaggcaTTACAACAGCAACAGGCAATGCAACAGCAACAGGCAatgcagcaacaacaggcaatgcagcaacaacaggcaATGCAGCAACAGGCCTTACGGCATCAACAAACTGCGACGCAACAGAGTGGCTATCCGGGATCGGCCGGAATTTCATCCGGTTACCATCAGGCTGCTAATACACAGCCTCGTAGCTCAGGG AGATCGTACCGAGCTATGTATGATTATGATGCCGATGATGACGATGAAGTTTCCTTCCGCGATGGCGATGTTATCGTCGATTGCAAACCGATAGATGAAGGATGGATGATGGGCACAGTCCTGAGGACAGGCCGATCCGGAATG AATTCCCGCAGCTAA
- the LOC116922492 gene encoding LIM and SH3 domain protein Lasp isoform X3, which translates to MSKSCSRCDKAVYPTEELKCLDKLWHKTCFKCQTCSMTLNMKTYKGFNKLPYCEAHIPKAKATTVVETPEMRRLAENTKLQSQVQYHADFEKAKGKFTQVADDPETLRIKANSKIISNVSYHGELEKKAAMEQKRTLTSDEANGHESSVPANQPQGRRIGSINDYDPVNENHGQQSQGYRGSTQQATQYVQQQQTQQQKLQQYYQQQQRQHALHVQQQQQAMQQQQAMQQQQALQQQQAMQQQQAMQQQQAMQQQQAMQQQALRHQQTATQQSGYPGSAGISSGYHQAANTQPRSSGRSYRAMYDYDADDDDEVSFRDGDVIVDCKPIDEGWMMGTVLRTGRSGMVPANYIEPIN; encoded by the exons ATGAGCAAATCTTGTTCAAGGTGTGATAAAGCAGTGTACCCAACCGAGGAACTTAAGTGTCTCGACAAG CTATGGCACAAGACGTGTTTCAAATGCCAAACTTGCAGTATGACCCTCAACATGAAAACGTACAAGGGTTTCAACAAACTGCCTTACTGCGAAGC GCATATCCCCAAAGCAAAAGCAACTACAGTAGTTGAAACACCCGAAATGAGACGTCTTGCTGAGAATACCAAATTGCAATCACAG GTTCAGTATCACGCCGATTTCGAAAAAGCCAAGGGTAAATTTACCCAAGTAGCTGACGATCCGGAAACTCTACGAATTAAAGCGAATTCAAAAATTATCAG TAACGTGTCGTATCATGGAGAGCTGGAGAAGAAAGCTGCCATGGAACAAAAAAGGACATTAACCAGCGATGAAGCCAATGGACACGAGAGTTCGGTCCCAG CGAACCAGCCGCAAGGGCGCCGTATCGGTTCGATCAACGACTACGATCCCGTCAACGAGAATCATGGACAACAGAGTCAGGGCTACAGAGGATCGACGCAACAAGCAACCCAGTAcgtgcaacaacaacagaccCAGCAACAAAAACTTCAACAGTACTACCAGCAACAGCAGAGGCAGCATGCTCTTCACgtgcagcaacaacaacaagcgatgcaacagcaacaggcgatgcagcaacaacaggcaTTACAACAGCAACAGGCAATGCAACAGCAACAGGCAatgcagcaacaacaggcaatgcagcaacaacaggcaATGCAGCAACAGGCCTTACGGCATCAACAAACTGCGACGCAACAGAGTGGCTATCCGGGATCGGCCGGAATTTCATCCGGTTACCATCAGGCTGCTAATACACAGCCTCGTAGCTCAGGG AGATCGTACCGAGCTATGTATGATTATGATGCCGATGATGACGATGAAGTTTCCTTCCGCGATGGCGATGTTATCGTCGATTGCAAACCGATAGATGAAGGATGGATGATGGGCACAGTCCTGAGGACAGGCCGATCCGGAATGGTACCGGCAAACTACATCGAACCTATCAACTAA
- the LOC116922492 gene encoding LIM and SH3 domain protein 1 isoform X1 yields the protein MSKSCSRCDKAVYPTEELKCLDKLWHKTCFKCQTCSMTLNMKTYKGFNKLPYCEAHIPKAKATTVVETPEMRRLAENTKLQSQVQYHADFEKAKGKFTQVADDPETLRIKANSKIISNVSYHGELEKKAAMEQKRTLTSDEANGHESSVPVEDVQPDPIVEVIPQHQRNVPISLPSPPHHQQQQQQQQYQQQQHHSKYQPQLNQHQDNHHLQTHHRQPEMKSMASTRTGATTSEVSQSTRSATSSTVVYCSQPNMLANQPQGRRIGSINDYDPVNENHGQQSQGYRGSTQQATQYVQQQQTQQQKLQQYYQQQQRQHALHVQQQQQAMQQQQAMQQQQALQQQQAMQQQQAMQQQQAMQQQQAMQQQALRHQQTATQQSGYPGSAGISSGYHQAANTQPRSSGRSYRAMYDYDADDDDEVSFRDGDVIVDCKPIDEGWMMGTVLRTGRSGMVPANYIEPIN from the exons ATGAGCAAATCTTGTTCAAGGTGTGATAAAGCAGTGTACCCAACCGAGGAACTTAAGTGTCTCGACAAG CTATGGCACAAGACGTGTTTCAAATGCCAAACTTGCAGTATGACCCTCAACATGAAAACGTACAAGGGTTTCAACAAACTGCCTTACTGCGAAGC GCATATCCCCAAAGCAAAAGCAACTACAGTAGTTGAAACACCCGAAATGAGACGTCTTGCTGAGAATACCAAATTGCAATCACAG GTTCAGTATCACGCCGATTTCGAAAAAGCCAAGGGTAAATTTACCCAAGTAGCTGACGATCCGGAAACTCTACGAATTAAAGCGAATTCAAAAATTATCAG TAACGTGTCGTATCATGGAGAGCTGGAGAAGAAAGCTGCCATGGAACAAAAAAGGACATTAACCAGCGATGAAGCCAATGGACACGAGAGTTCGGTCCCAG TGGAAGATGTGCAACCTGACCCTATAGTTGAAGTCATACCACAGCATCAAAGAAACGTACCAATTTCTCTACCATCACCTCCACATcatcaacaacagcagcagcagcagcagtatcaacaacaacagcatcaCTCTAAATATCAACCGCAGTTAAATCAACATCAAGACAATCATCACCTTCAAACCCATCATAGGCAACCTGAAATGAAATCGATGGCTTCTACCCGCACCGGCGCTACCACTTCAGAGGTTTCCCAAAGTACACGTTCGGCAACTAGCTCCACTGTCGTCTATTGTTCACAACCAAACATGTTGG CGAACCAGCCGCAAGGGCGCCGTATCGGTTCGATCAACGACTACGATCCCGTCAACGAGAATCATGGACAACAGAGTCAGGGCTACAGAGGATCGACGCAACAAGCAACCCAGTAcgtgcaacaacaacagaccCAGCAACAAAAACTTCAACAGTACTACCAGCAACAGCAGAGGCAGCATGCTCTTCACgtgcagcaacaacaacaagcgatgcaacagcaacaggcgatgcagcaacaacaggcaTTACAACAGCAACAGGCAATGCAACAGCAACAGGCAatgcagcaacaacaggcaatgcagcaacaacaggcaATGCAGCAACAGGCCTTACGGCATCAACAAACTGCGACGCAACAGAGTGGCTATCCGGGATCGGCCGGAATTTCATCCGGTTACCATCAGGCTGCTAATACACAGCCTCGTAGCTCAGGG AGATCGTACCGAGCTATGTATGATTATGATGCCGATGATGACGATGAAGTTTCCTTCCGCGATGGCGATGTTATCGTCGATTGCAAACCGATAGATGAAGGATGGATGATGGGCACAGTCCTGAGGACAGGCCGATCCGGAATGGTACCGGCAAACTACATCGAACCTATCAACTAA